Proteins found in one Salvia splendens isolate huo1 chromosome 10, SspV2, whole genome shotgun sequence genomic segment:
- the LOC121751590 gene encoding uncharacterized protein LOC121751590 isoform X2 yields the protein MSGIVGKLKGDDIVRFGSSSHGFIFRPLPKNPQTNCLLDTHKISQHQSLKNFMEAMQQKLSFPNKHGEKLVGILHDTGSSHLVILCHGFRSSKNDKILVSIADALEKEGISAFRLDFSGNGESEGSFQFGNYSRELEDIRSVFEYFIGSNRSPVAVVGHSKGGDAVILYASKYHDIPAVVNLSSPSDLLRGMEDRFGKDIWNRLTKDGYVDVISKAEGMRERLNTDMREACRSIDVNCRVLTVHGTKDEVIPVGDAYEFAKMIRNHQLKIIQGANHGYTSHQEEMVSAVLPFLKECMSRASTQVSSCGGQ from the exons ATGTCGGGTATTGTAGGGAAGTTGAAAGGCGACGacattgtccgctttgggtcaagttcgcacggatttatttttaGACCACTCCCAAAAAATCCTCAAACTAATTG TCTGCTAGACACCCACAAAATCAGCCAGCATCAAAGTCTGAAGAACTTCATGGAAG CTATGCAGCAGAAGCTATCATTCCCCAACAAGCATGGTGAGAAGCTTGTTGGCATACTACACGACACTGGCTCTTCACACCTTGTTATTCTCTGCCATGGTTTTCGATCTTCAAAG AATGACAAGATCTTGGTGAGTATTGCTGATgctttagaaaaagaaggaatcAGTGCTTTTCGCTTGGATTTCTCCGGAAATGG GGAAAGTGAAGGTTCTTTCCAGTTTGGTAACTACTCAAGAGAGCTTGAAGACATAAGATCTGTGTTTGAGTACTTCATTGGATCGAACCGCTCCCCAGTTGCAGTTGTTGGTCATAGTAAAG GCGGGGATGCTGTCATTCTGTATGCATCTAAATATCACGATATACCTGCTGTGGTGAATCTTTCTAGTCCTTCCGATCTCCTAAGAGGAATGGAGGACCGGTTTGGTAAAGATATCTGGAATAGACTCACAAAGGATGGATAtgtggatgttatatccaaagcAG AAGGCATGAGGGAGCGACTGAATACAGACATGCGTGAAGCCTGCCGTTCAATTGATGTGAACTGCAG GGTGCTGACAGTGCACGGGACAAAAGATGAGGTTATCCCGGTTGGAGATGCATATGAGTTCGCCAAGATGATACGAAACCACCAGCTGAAAATCATACAAGGAGCCAACCATGGATACACTTCACATCAAGAAGAGATGGTCTCAGCTGTCCTGCCTTTCCTTAAGGAGTGCATGAGCCGGGCCTCCACTCAG GTTTCATCATGTGGAGGGCAGTGA
- the LOC121753104 gene encoding WD-40 repeat-containing protein MSI4-like isoform X2 translates to MESTPPRKRGRPKGSTTSTKGKGKDAAGTPSRIKPSAAHKKKPVVDEGYTRWKQVVPLLYDWIASHNLTWPSLSCRWGPVLERGAQKNIQRLYLSEQTDRTQPNTLIIANCDVVKCRVASESHIANINEDARSPHVKTYKTILHPGEVNRIRELHQNKNIIATHTDCPEVFIWDVEAQPNRHAILGAEDSRPDLVLSGHQDNAEFALAMCRAVPFVLSGGKDKSVVLWSIQDHVSTLANAGTQSAETASSIVKAADNSTVGPRGIFQGHTDTVEDVQFSPSSSQQFCSVGDDSCLIIWDARIGSDPVDKVEKAHDADIHCVDWNSHDENYILTGSEDNTVCMFDRRNISASGVGIPVHKFSGHNAAVLSVQWSPDKCSVFGSSAEDGLLNIWDYEKVGQKEDTGSDPDTPAGLFFKHAGHRDKVVDFHWNVDDPWTIASVSDDGEFADGGGTLQIWRMTDLLSRPQDEVLAELEKFKDHVSECSKTS, encoded by the exons ATGGAAAGCACTCCACCAAGGAAGCGCGGGAGGCCGAAGGGATCAACGACATCCACCAAGGGCAAGGGCAAAGATGCCGCCGGAACGCCCTCCAGAATCAAACCGTCTGCCGCCCACAAGAAGAAGCCCGTCGTTGACGAGGGTTACACCCGGTGGAAGCAGGTCGTCCCCTTGCTTTATGACTGGATCGCCTCTCACAATCTGACCTGGCCCTCTCTTTCCTGCCG CTGGGGTCCTGTTCTTGAACGAGGAGCTCAGAAGAACATACAACGACTTTACCTGTCTGAGCAG ACTGACCGTACGCAGCCGAACACTTTGATCATAGCAAATTGTGATGTTGTCAAGTGCCGTGTTGCTTCTGAAAGTCATATAGCCAAT ATCAATGAAGATGCACGTTCGCCACATGTAAAGACATACAAAACTATATTACATCCAGGAGAG GTGAACAGAATTAGGGAACTGCATCAGAACAAAAATATAATAGCTACACACACTGATTGTCCTGAA GTTTTTATTTGGGACGTGGAGGCGCAACCTAATCGGCATGCTATTCTTGGAGCTGAGGATTCTCGCCCAGATTTG GTCTTATCTGGACACCAAGACAACGCAGAATTTGCTCTTGCAATGTGCCGAGCCGTACCCTTTGTTCTCTCTGGAG GGAAGGATAAATCTGTTGTGTTGTGGAGTATCCAGGATCATGTTTCAACACTTGCCAATGCTGGAACCCAATCTGCTGAAACTGCTAGTTCAATCGTAAAGGCTGCTGATAATTCTACAGTTGGCCCACGTGGGATCTTCCAAGGCCACACTGATACAGTTGAGGACGTTCAGTTTTCTCCGTCAAG CTCTCAGCAATTTTGTAGTGTTGGAGATGATTCTTGTTTGATAATTTGGGACGCAAGGATTGGAAGTGATCCGGTTGATAAG GTTGAGAAGGCACATGATGCTGATATTCATTGCGTTGATTGGAATTCGCACGATGAGAATTATATACTAACTGG GTCTGAGGACAATACAGTTTGCATGTTTGACCGCCGTAATATATCAGCGAGTGGAGTAGGTATCCCTGTCCATAAATTTTCAGGTCACAATGCAGCTGTTCTCTCTGTCCAG TGGTCACCTGACAAATGCTCTGTATTTGGGAGCTCTGCAGAAGATGGCTTGTTAAACATCTGGGACTATGAGAAG GTTGGTCAGAAGGAAGACACAGGGTCAGACCCTGATACTCCAGCAGGGTTGTTTTTCAAACATGCTGGGCACAG GGATAAGGTTGTTGACTTCCATTGGAATGTTGATGATCCATGGACAATTGCTAGTGTATCTGATGATGGGGAATTCGCGGATGGGGGTGGTACTCTTCAG ATTTGGCGTATGACAGATCTTCTATCCCGGCCTCAAGATGAAGTTTTGGCTGAGCTTGAAAAATTCAAAGACCATGTGAGTGAGTGCTCCAAGACTTCTTGA
- the LOC121753104 gene encoding WD-40 repeat-containing protein MSI4-like isoform X1, with translation MESTPPRKRGRPKGSTTSTKGKGKDAAGTPSRIKPSAAHKKKPVVDEGYTRWKQVVPLLYDWIASHNLTWPSLSCRWGPVLERGAQKNIQRLYLSEQLIPLMRSRVLKQHMETDRTQPNTLIIANCDVVKCRVASESHIANINEDARSPHVKTYKTILHPGEVNRIRELHQNKNIIATHTDCPEVFIWDVEAQPNRHAILGAEDSRPDLVLSGHQDNAEFALAMCRAVPFVLSGGKDKSVVLWSIQDHVSTLANAGTQSAETASSIVKAADNSTVGPRGIFQGHTDTVEDVQFSPSSSQQFCSVGDDSCLIIWDARIGSDPVDKVEKAHDADIHCVDWNSHDENYILTGSEDNTVCMFDRRNISASGVGIPVHKFSGHNAAVLSVQWSPDKCSVFGSSAEDGLLNIWDYEKVGQKEDTGSDPDTPAGLFFKHAGHRDKVVDFHWNVDDPWTIASVSDDGEFADGGGTLQIWRMTDLLSRPQDEVLAELEKFKDHVSECSKTS, from the exons ATGGAAAGCACTCCACCAAGGAAGCGCGGGAGGCCGAAGGGATCAACGACATCCACCAAGGGCAAGGGCAAAGATGCCGCCGGAACGCCCTCCAGAATCAAACCGTCTGCCGCCCACAAGAAGAAGCCCGTCGTTGACGAGGGTTACACCCGGTGGAAGCAGGTCGTCCCCTTGCTTTATGACTGGATCGCCTCTCACAATCTGACCTGGCCCTCTCTTTCCTGCCG CTGGGGTCCTGTTCTTGAACGAGGAGCTCAGAAGAACATACAACGACTTTACCTGTCTGAGCAG TTAATTCCATTAATGAGGTCAAGAGTGCTAAAGCAGCACATGGAG ACTGACCGTACGCAGCCGAACACTTTGATCATAGCAAATTGTGATGTTGTCAAGTGCCGTGTTGCTTCTGAAAGTCATATAGCCAAT ATCAATGAAGATGCACGTTCGCCACATGTAAAGACATACAAAACTATATTACATCCAGGAGAG GTGAACAGAATTAGGGAACTGCATCAGAACAAAAATATAATAGCTACACACACTGATTGTCCTGAA GTTTTTATTTGGGACGTGGAGGCGCAACCTAATCGGCATGCTATTCTTGGAGCTGAGGATTCTCGCCCAGATTTG GTCTTATCTGGACACCAAGACAACGCAGAATTTGCTCTTGCAATGTGCCGAGCCGTACCCTTTGTTCTCTCTGGAG GGAAGGATAAATCTGTTGTGTTGTGGAGTATCCAGGATCATGTTTCAACACTTGCCAATGCTGGAACCCAATCTGCTGAAACTGCTAGTTCAATCGTAAAGGCTGCTGATAATTCTACAGTTGGCCCACGTGGGATCTTCCAAGGCCACACTGATACAGTTGAGGACGTTCAGTTTTCTCCGTCAAG CTCTCAGCAATTTTGTAGTGTTGGAGATGATTCTTGTTTGATAATTTGGGACGCAAGGATTGGAAGTGATCCGGTTGATAAG GTTGAGAAGGCACATGATGCTGATATTCATTGCGTTGATTGGAATTCGCACGATGAGAATTATATACTAACTGG GTCTGAGGACAATACAGTTTGCATGTTTGACCGCCGTAATATATCAGCGAGTGGAGTAGGTATCCCTGTCCATAAATTTTCAGGTCACAATGCAGCTGTTCTCTCTGTCCAG TGGTCACCTGACAAATGCTCTGTATTTGGGAGCTCTGCAGAAGATGGCTTGTTAAACATCTGGGACTATGAGAAG GTTGGTCAGAAGGAAGACACAGGGTCAGACCCTGATACTCCAGCAGGGTTGTTTTTCAAACATGCTGGGCACAG GGATAAGGTTGTTGACTTCCATTGGAATGTTGATGATCCATGGACAATTGCTAGTGTATCTGATGATGGGGAATTCGCGGATGGGGGTGGTACTCTTCAG ATTTGGCGTATGACAGATCTTCTATCCCGGCCTCAAGATGAAGTTTTGGCTGAGCTTGAAAAATTCAAAGACCATGTGAGTGAGTGCTCCAAGACTTCTTGA
- the LOC121751590 gene encoding uncharacterized protein LOC121751590 isoform X3: MAKMVVCNNSIACSTYFKTVKVHGAAMQQKLSFPNKHGEKLVGILHDTGSSHLVILCHGFRSSKNDKILVSIADALEKEGISAFRLDFSGNGESEGSFQFGNYSRELEDIRSVFEYFIGSNRSPVAVVGHSKGGDAVILYASKYHDIPAVVNLSSPSDLLRGMEDRFGKDIWNRLTKDGYVDVISKAGEWEYRLTEEGMRERLNTDMREACRSIDVNCRVLTVHGTKDEVIPVGDAYEFAKMIRNHQLKIIQGANHGYTSHQEEMVSAVLPFLKECMSRASTQVSSCGGQ; the protein is encoded by the exons ATGGCAAAAATGGTGGTGTGCAATAACTCCATTGCGTGtagtacatatttcaaaactGTTAAAGTGCATGGTGCCG CTATGCAGCAGAAGCTATCATTCCCCAACAAGCATGGTGAGAAGCTTGTTGGCATACTACACGACACTGGCTCTTCACACCTTGTTATTCTCTGCCATGGTTTTCGATCTTCAAAG AATGACAAGATCTTGGTGAGTATTGCTGATgctttagaaaaagaaggaatcAGTGCTTTTCGCTTGGATTTCTCCGGAAATGG GGAAAGTGAAGGTTCTTTCCAGTTTGGTAACTACTCAAGAGAGCTTGAAGACATAAGATCTGTGTTTGAGTACTTCATTGGATCGAACCGCTCCCCAGTTGCAGTTGTTGGTCATAGTAAAG GCGGGGATGCTGTCATTCTGTATGCATCTAAATATCACGATATACCTGCTGTGGTGAATCTTTCTAGTCCTTCCGATCTCCTAAGAGGAATGGAGGACCGGTTTGGTAAAGATATCTGGAATAGACTCACAAAGGATGGATAtgtggatgttatatccaaagcAG GTGAATGGGAATACCGTCTCACTGAAGAAGGCATGAGGGAGCGACTGAATACAGACATGCGTGAAGCCTGCCGTTCAATTGATGTGAACTGCAG GGTGCTGACAGTGCACGGGACAAAAGATGAGGTTATCCCGGTTGGAGATGCATATGAGTTCGCCAAGATGATACGAAACCACCAGCTGAAAATCATACAAGGAGCCAACCATGGATACACTTCACATCAAGAAGAGATGGTCTCAGCTGTCCTGCCTTTCCTTAAGGAGTGCATGAGCCGGGCCTCCACTCAG GTTTCATCATGTGGAGGGCAGTGA
- the LOC121753269 gene encoding uncharacterized protein LOC121753269 isoform X2 → MQQKVTIPNKHGKKLVGLLHDTGSPQLVVLCHGFRSTKEYKIMVNLAGALEKEGISAFRFDFSGNGESEGSFQFGGDVVLLYASKYHDIPAVVNLSGRYDLKRGIEERFGKDFMERLKKDGYMDVKTKKGEVEYRVTEESMKERLNTNMHGACLLIDPSCRLLTVHGSADEIIPLEDAKEFAKILPNHELKIIEGANHGYSSHQDELVSVVLPFLKEMCATR, encoded by the exons ATGCAGCAGAAAGTAACGATACCGAACAAGCATGGTAAAAAACTTGTTGGCTTATTACATGACACGGGATCACCACAACTAGTTGTTCTCTGCCATGGTTTTAGGTCCACAAAG GAATACAAAATAATGGTCAATCTTGCTGGTgctttagaaaaagaaggaatcAGTGCTTTTCGCTTTGATTTCTCTGGAAATGG GGAGAGTGAAGGTTCATTTCAGTTCG GAGGGGATGTTGTCCTTCTGTATGCATCAAAATATCATGATATACCTGCAGTGGTAAACCTTTCTGGTCGTTATGATCTCAAAAGAGGAATTGAGGAACGGTTTGGTAAAGATTTCATGGAAAGACTCAAGAAGGACGGATACATGGATGTTAAAACCAAAAAAG GAGAAGTTGAATACCGAGTCACTGAAGAAAGCATGAAGGAGCGACTTAATACAAACATGCATGGAGCATGTCTTTTGATTGATCCGAGCTGCAG GTTGCTGACAGTCCATGGATCAGCTGATGAGATTATCCCACTAGAAGATGCTAAAGAGTTCGCCAAGATCTTGCCAAACCACGAGCTAAAAATCATAGAAGGAGCCAATCATGGATACTCTTCACATCAAGATGAATTGGTCTCAGTTGTTTTGCCTTTCCTAAAGGAAATGTGCGCCACACGATGA
- the LOC121753269 gene encoding uncharacterized protein LOC121753269 isoform X1 — MQQKVTIPNKHGKKLVGLLHDTGSPQLVVLCHGFRSTKEYKIMVNLAGALEKEGISAFRFDFSGNGESEGSFQFGKYFDEVDDLRSVVDYFAGSNRSTIAVLGHSKGGDVVLLYASKYHDIPAVVNLSGRYDLKRGIEERFGKDFMERLKKDGYMDVKTKKGEVEYRVTEESMKERLNTNMHGACLLIDPSCRLLTVHGSADEIIPLEDAKEFAKILPNHELKIIEGANHGYSSHQDELVSVVLPFLKEMCATR, encoded by the exons ATGCAGCAGAAAGTAACGATACCGAACAAGCATGGTAAAAAACTTGTTGGCTTATTACATGACACGGGATCACCACAACTAGTTGTTCTCTGCCATGGTTTTAGGTCCACAAAG GAATACAAAATAATGGTCAATCTTGCTGGTgctttagaaaaagaaggaatcAGTGCTTTTCGCTTTGATTTCTCTGGAAATGG GGAGAGTGAAGGTTCATTTCAGTTCGGTAAGTACTTTGATGAGGTTGATGACTTGAGATCTGTGGTTGATTACTTTGCTGGGTCAAACCGTTCAACCATTGCAGTTCTTGGTCACAGTAAAG GAGGGGATGTTGTCCTTCTGTATGCATCAAAATATCATGATATACCTGCAGTGGTAAACCTTTCTGGTCGTTATGATCTCAAAAGAGGAATTGAGGAACGGTTTGGTAAAGATTTCATGGAAAGACTCAAGAAGGACGGATACATGGATGTTAAAACCAAAAAAG GAGAAGTTGAATACCGAGTCACTGAAGAAAGCATGAAGGAGCGACTTAATACAAACATGCATGGAGCATGTCTTTTGATTGATCCGAGCTGCAG GTTGCTGACAGTCCATGGATCAGCTGATGAGATTATCCCACTAGAAGATGCTAAAGAGTTCGCCAAGATCTTGCCAAACCACGAGCTAAAAATCATAGAAGGAGCCAATCATGGATACTCTTCACATCAAGATGAATTGGTCTCAGTTGTTTTGCCTTTCCTAAAGGAAATGTGCGCCACACGATGA
- the LOC121751590 gene encoding uncharacterized protein LOC121751590 isoform X4 produces MEAMQQKLSFPNKHGEKLVGILHDTGSSHLVILCHGFRSSKNDKILVSIADALEKEGISAFRLDFSGNGESEGSFQFGNYSRELEDIRSVFEYFIGSNRSPVAVVGHSKGGDAVILYASKYHDIPAVVNLSSPSDLLRGMEDRFGKDIWNRLTKDGYVDVISKAGEWEYRLTEEGMRERLNTDMREACRSIDVNCRVLTVHGTKDEVIPVGDAYEFAKMIRNHQLKIIQGANHGYTSHQEEMVSAVLPFLKECMSRASTQVSSCGGQ; encoded by the exons ATGGAAG CTATGCAGCAGAAGCTATCATTCCCCAACAAGCATGGTGAGAAGCTTGTTGGCATACTACACGACACTGGCTCTTCACACCTTGTTATTCTCTGCCATGGTTTTCGATCTTCAAAG AATGACAAGATCTTGGTGAGTATTGCTGATgctttagaaaaagaaggaatcAGTGCTTTTCGCTTGGATTTCTCCGGAAATGG GGAAAGTGAAGGTTCTTTCCAGTTTGGTAACTACTCAAGAGAGCTTGAAGACATAAGATCTGTGTTTGAGTACTTCATTGGATCGAACCGCTCCCCAGTTGCAGTTGTTGGTCATAGTAAAG GCGGGGATGCTGTCATTCTGTATGCATCTAAATATCACGATATACCTGCTGTGGTGAATCTTTCTAGTCCTTCCGATCTCCTAAGAGGAATGGAGGACCGGTTTGGTAAAGATATCTGGAATAGACTCACAAAGGATGGATAtgtggatgttatatccaaagcAG GTGAATGGGAATACCGTCTCACTGAAGAAGGCATGAGGGAGCGACTGAATACAGACATGCGTGAAGCCTGCCGTTCAATTGATGTGAACTGCAG GGTGCTGACAGTGCACGGGACAAAAGATGAGGTTATCCCGGTTGGAGATGCATATGAGTTCGCCAAGATGATACGAAACCACCAGCTGAAAATCATACAAGGAGCCAACCATGGATACACTTCACATCAAGAAGAGATGGTCTCAGCTGTCCTGCCTTTCCTTAAGGAGTGCATGAGCCGGGCCTCCACTCAG GTTTCATCATGTGGAGGGCAGTGA
- the LOC121751590 gene encoding uncharacterized protein LOC121751590 isoform X1, with the protein MSGIVGKLKGDDIVRFGSSSHGFIFRPLPKNPQTNCLLDTHKISQHQSLKNFMEAMQQKLSFPNKHGEKLVGILHDTGSSHLVILCHGFRSSKNDKILVSIADALEKEGISAFRLDFSGNGESEGSFQFGNYSRELEDIRSVFEYFIGSNRSPVAVVGHSKGGDAVILYASKYHDIPAVVNLSSPSDLLRGMEDRFGKDIWNRLTKDGYVDVISKAGEWEYRLTEEGMRERLNTDMREACRSIDVNCRVLTVHGTKDEVIPVGDAYEFAKMIRNHQLKIIQGANHGYTSHQEEMVSAVLPFLKECMSRASTQVSSCGGQ; encoded by the exons ATGTCGGGTATTGTAGGGAAGTTGAAAGGCGACGacattgtccgctttgggtcaagttcgcacggatttatttttaGACCACTCCCAAAAAATCCTCAAACTAATTG TCTGCTAGACACCCACAAAATCAGCCAGCATCAAAGTCTGAAGAACTTCATGGAAG CTATGCAGCAGAAGCTATCATTCCCCAACAAGCATGGTGAGAAGCTTGTTGGCATACTACACGACACTGGCTCTTCACACCTTGTTATTCTCTGCCATGGTTTTCGATCTTCAAAG AATGACAAGATCTTGGTGAGTATTGCTGATgctttagaaaaagaaggaatcAGTGCTTTTCGCTTGGATTTCTCCGGAAATGG GGAAAGTGAAGGTTCTTTCCAGTTTGGTAACTACTCAAGAGAGCTTGAAGACATAAGATCTGTGTTTGAGTACTTCATTGGATCGAACCGCTCCCCAGTTGCAGTTGTTGGTCATAGTAAAG GCGGGGATGCTGTCATTCTGTATGCATCTAAATATCACGATATACCTGCTGTGGTGAATCTTTCTAGTCCTTCCGATCTCCTAAGAGGAATGGAGGACCGGTTTGGTAAAGATATCTGGAATAGACTCACAAAGGATGGATAtgtggatgttatatccaaagcAG GTGAATGGGAATACCGTCTCACTGAAGAAGGCATGAGGGAGCGACTGAATACAGACATGCGTGAAGCCTGCCGTTCAATTGATGTGAACTGCAG GGTGCTGACAGTGCACGGGACAAAAGATGAGGTTATCCCGGTTGGAGATGCATATGAGTTCGCCAAGATGATACGAAACCACCAGCTGAAAATCATACAAGGAGCCAACCATGGATACACTTCACATCAAGAAGAGATGGTCTCAGCTGTCCTGCCTTTCCTTAAGGAGTGCATGAGCCGGGCCTCCACTCAG GTTTCATCATGTGGAGGGCAGTGA